The Enterococcus sp. 7F3_DIV0205 genome has a window encoding:
- a CDS encoding superoxide dismutase — MTYTLPDLPYAYDALEPYIDVETMHLHHDKHHNTYVTNLNAAIDKHPELGTKSIEELIADMDSIPEDIRTAVRNNGGGHANHAFFWEIMAPNAGGAPTGDIKEAIDSTFGSFDKLKEEFKVAATGRFGSGWAWLVLNNGKLEITSTPNQDSPLMDGKTPVLGLDVWEHAYYLNYKNVRPDYIDAFWNLVNWDEVNKRFAAAK; from the coding sequence CTTATGACGCATTAGAACCTTATATTGATGTAGAAACAATGCATCTACACCACGACAAACACCATAACACGTATGTGACAAACTTAAATGCAGCAATCGACAAACATCCTGAACTTGGCACTAAATCAATTGAAGAGTTGATCGCTGACATGGATAGTATTCCTGAAGATATTCGTACAGCGGTACGTAATAATGGCGGCGGACATGCTAACCATGCCTTCTTCTGGGAAATCATGGCACCTAATGCAGGTGGCGCACCAACAGGTGATATCAAAGAGGCAATTGATTCAACATTTGGTAGTTTCGATAAATTAAAAGAAGAATTTAAAGTAGCTGCAACTGGCCGTTTTGGTTCAGGTTGGGCATGGTTAGTTTTAAATAACGGCAAACTAGAAATTACTTCAACACCTAATCAAGATTCTCCTTTGATGGATGGTAAAACACCTGTTTTAGGACTAGATGTGTGGGAACATGCTTACTATCTAAATTACAAAAATGTACGTCCAGATTATATTGACGCATTTTGGAATCTTGTAAACTGGGATGAAGTCAACAAACGTTTTGCAGCGGCTAAATAA
- the dapF gene encoding diaminopimelate epimerase, producing the protein MDITMQKVHGSENDFFLIDETKLERPLTDKEINDLRIFLCDRDTGLLGGADGLLLVQKVVKGESLAKMRVINSDGSEASMCGNGLRTVARYLAEKYNKESFTVETMFADLKVRKAPKLAEKVVTYQVEISPVRFEAAALPMNTNKNTIMNEVIPELSSELKFSAVAVPNPHLIAFVDHKTLMSREFERIATYVNGDNPLFPDGVNVSFVEILGENQIFVRTFERGVGFTNACGTAMCASSLMYVLLYNGEFNETITVKNTGGMVKTVVHEEDSDGYWMELIGNATVTHLIAGTLAEVTLGQFGQLSIIETIEQTDYIAFLESIKRNN; encoded by the coding sequence ATGGATATAACTATGCAGAAGGTTCATGGATCAGAAAATGATTTCTTTTTGATAGATGAAACAAAGTTGGAACGACCATTAACCGATAAGGAAATCAATGATTTACGCATTTTTTTGTGTGACAGAGATACAGGACTTTTGGGTGGAGCAGATGGTCTATTACTGGTACAAAAAGTCGTTAAAGGAGAGTCACTAGCGAAGATGCGTGTGATCAATAGTGATGGCAGTGAAGCGAGTATGTGTGGTAATGGATTGCGTACGGTTGCTAGGTATTTAGCTGAAAAATACAACAAAGAATCCTTTACTGTAGAAACAATGTTTGCAGATCTCAAGGTACGTAAAGCACCTAAACTTGCTGAAAAAGTAGTAACCTATCAAGTTGAGATTTCACCTGTCCGTTTTGAAGCGGCAGCACTCCCAATGAACACTAACAAAAATACGATCATGAATGAAGTGATTCCAGAATTATCAAGTGAATTAAAATTTTCAGCTGTAGCAGTTCCTAATCCTCATCTGATTGCATTTGTAGATCATAAAACACTGATGAGCAGAGAGTTTGAGCGAATTGCAACATATGTAAATGGAGATAATCCTCTATTTCCTGATGGGGTCAATGTAAGTTTTGTAGAAATACTAGGTGAAAATCAAATTTTTGTTCGAACGTTTGAACGTGGAGTTGGTTTTACTAATGCTTGTGGAACTGCAATGTGTGCGAGTAGCTTGATGTATGTATTGTTGTACAATGGTGAATTTAACGAAACGATTACTGTCAAAAATACTGGCGGTATGGTAAAAACCGTAGTGCATGAAGAGGATTCAGACGGTTATTGGATGGAATTGATAGGAAATGCGACGGTGACACATTTGATAGCTGGTACTTTAGCAGAAGTTACCCTAGGGCAATTTGGACAGTTAAGTATTATAGAAACGATTGAGCAAACAGACTATATAGCATTTTTAGAATCTATCAAAAGAAATAATTAG
- a CDS encoding YveK family protein → MEETISLQELIGVLKKRVGLIIVSMFLGLGVAGMLTYFVITPKYSSQAQLIVRLPQNETTNVNDINGNLQMINTYKDLIKSDTVMTEVQQRMKTEHENDLSVEALGESISVNQSPNSQMFSIVSKVTDPIVAQNIANQTALVFQEQAKDMVNVDKITIISAATANVNPVSPNNKINLIIGLALGVMFGVVLAFILELFDKTIKDDGFVEDELGFTILGVVPNMTAKELNAKVVRTPSESFSTDSRYPNRDVPRSAPKENSKPDNSTPPARRSRPRV, encoded by the coding sequence ATGGAAGAGACGATCAGTTTACAAGAATTAATTGGAGTATTGAAGAAACGTGTTGGTTTAATTATTGTCAGTATGTTTTTGGGATTAGGTGTTGCTGGAATGTTAACCTATTTTGTGATTACGCCTAAATACAGTTCTCAAGCTCAATTAATTGTTCGATTACCGCAAAATGAAACAACGAATGTTAATGATATCAATGGAAATCTACAAATGATCAACACCTATAAAGACTTGATTAAAAGCGATACTGTAATGACTGAAGTACAACAAAGAATGAAAACAGAGCATGAAAATGATTTATCAGTTGAAGCGCTAGGAGAAAGTATTTCTGTAAATCAGTCACCAAACTCACAAATGTTTTCTATTGTTTCTAAAGTAACAGATCCAATAGTAGCACAAAATATCGCCAATCAAACAGCTTTAGTTTTTCAAGAACAAGCCAAAGATATGGTGAATGTGGATAAAATCACGATTATATCGGCAGCAACAGCCAATGTGAACCCAGTGTCACCAAATAATAAGATAAACTTGATTATTGGATTGGCTTTAGGTGTTATGTTTGGAGTAGTTTTAGCCTTTATTCTAGAATTATTTGACAAAACGATTAAGGATGATGGATTTGTGGAAGATGAACTTGGATTTACGATATTGGGAGTTGTTCCTAATATGACAGCGAAAGAATTAAACGCAAAAGTTGTCCGCACACCTTCAGAATCATTTTCTACCGATTCAAGATATCCAAACAGAGATGTTCCTAGATCTGCACCGAAAGAAAACAGTAAACCAGATAACTCTACACCCCCAGCACGTAGAAGTCGTCCACGAGTTTAA
- a CDS encoding CpsD/CapB family tyrosine-protein kinase: protein MTNKVRPQKKQKTKAVSLITLADKSSPISEQYRTIRTNIQYAMVDRDLKTLVITSSGPSEGKSTTSANLAIVFANSGKRVLLVDADMRKPTVAKTFSLDNIRGLSTLLGSRETLLHQVVQASGVDNLFLMTSGPKPPNPSELLDSRRMKELMMELKQQYDLVIFDMPPVVAVTDAQIVSSKSDGTILVVRENVSKRDSLLKAKSLLELVDANILGVVYNGSKNVADQGYYYGS, encoded by the coding sequence ATGACAAATAAAGTAAGGCCTCAAAAAAAACAGAAAACTAAAGCAGTAAGCTTAATTACATTAGCGGATAAGTCTTCACCAATTTCTGAACAATATAGAACGATTCGAACAAATATCCAATATGCTATGGTAGATAGAGATCTAAAAACATTAGTAATCACATCTTCAGGACCAAGCGAAGGAAAGTCTACGACTTCAGCCAATCTGGCTATTGTATTTGCTAATTCGGGTAAACGTGTGCTGTTAGTAGACGCAGATATGCGTAAACCAACAGTAGCCAAAACATTTTCTTTGGATAATATCCGTGGATTAAGTACTTTATTAGGGAGCCGTGAAACATTACTGCATCAAGTGGTGCAAGCTTCAGGTGTTGATAATTTGTTCTTAATGACAAGTGGACCTAAGCCGCCAAATCCTTCCGAGTTGTTGGACTCTAGACGAATGAAAGAATTGATGATGGAATTAAAACAACAGTATGATTTGGTAATCTTTGATATGCCACCAGTCGTAGCGGTAACAGATGCACAAATCGTATCATCAAAATCAGACGGAACGATTTTAGTCGTCCGGGAAAATGTCTCAAAAAGAGATTCTTTATTGAAAGCTAAAAGTTTATTAGAACTAGTAGATGCGAATATTTTAGGTGTCGTATACAATGGCTCTAAAAATGTAGCAGATCAAGGCTATTACTACGGTTCATAA
- a CDS encoding tyrosine-protein phosphatase, translated as MIDLHCHILPGIDDGAQTIDDSLDMARMAVKQGITHILCTPHHNNGRYDNPAGQVITHVAELQKELDFRSIPLTLFEGQEVRISGDLTEQIQTGNILFADLDNRYILIELPSNDIPAYTEHLFFELLKAGHIPVIVHPERNSKFIQEPNKLLPFLEMGVLTQLTAPSYVGVFGKQIERTAKLMVAHNMVYMMASDAHNISKRGFFMKKAYDAIAKDMGDKYVEAMQRMARDILNGDDIQKPIFREIKKKKFGLF; from the coding sequence ATGATTGATTTACATTGCCATATATTACCAGGAATTGATGATGGTGCACAAACAATCGACGATTCGCTTGATATGGCTAGGATGGCCGTAAAGCAGGGAATTACTCATATTCTTTGTACACCTCATCATAATAATGGCAGATATGATAATCCTGCTGGTCAGGTAATTACTCATGTCGCAGAGTTACAGAAAGAATTAGATTTTCGAAGTATCCCGCTTACCTTATTTGAAGGACAAGAAGTGCGAATCAGCGGAGATTTAACAGAGCAAATCCAGACAGGAAATATTTTATTTGCAGATCTTGATAATCGCTATATTTTGATTGAACTTCCTAGCAATGACATTCCTGCATATACAGAGCATTTATTTTTTGAGTTGCTAAAAGCTGGTCACATACCTGTAATCGTTCATCCAGAAAGAAATAGCAAGTTTATTCAAGAGCCCAACAAACTATTGCCATTTTTAGAGATGGGTGTGTTGACTCAATTGACGGCGCCAAGTTATGTCGGTGTTTTCGGTAAACAAATTGAGCGAACTGCGAAACTGATGGTTGCACATAATATGGTCTACATGATGGCTTCAGATGCACATAATATTAGCAAGCGCGGCTTTTTTATGAAAAAAGCATATGATGCTATTGCAAAAGATATGGGCGATAAATATGTCGAGGCAATGCAGCGAATGGCTAGAGATATTTTAAATGGGGATGATATCCAAAAGCCTATTTTTAGAGAAATCAAAAAGAAAAAATTCGGCTTATTTTAA
- a CDS encoding sugar transferase yields MHKKIEFSEQRSLSFRLTKRMIDIFGSLLGLILLSPVFLIVAILIRKEDPNGPVIFSQKRVGKQGRLFTMYKFRSMCTDAEEQFHDLIELNEIEGAMFKIKDDPRVTKIGKKIRKTSIDELPQLLNVLKGDMSLVGPRPPLQREVVEYSQRDLQRLSVKPGCTGLWQVRGRNDVHFEDMVDFDLEYIQNQSLYNDFKLIFQTAKVMFFSKGAY; encoded by the coding sequence ATGCACAAAAAAATTGAATTTTCTGAACAACGATCTTTATCTTTTAGACTGACTAAAAGAATGATAGATATATTTGGTAGTTTACTTGGTTTGATTTTGTTAAGTCCGGTGTTCTTAATTGTTGCTATTTTAATACGAAAAGAAGATCCAAACGGTCCTGTTATCTTTTCACAAAAAAGAGTGGGAAAACAAGGCCGTTTATTTACCATGTACAAATTCCGCTCTATGTGTACAGATGCTGAGGAGCAGTTTCATGATTTGATTGAATTAAATGAGATCGAAGGCGCTATGTTCAAGATAAAAGATGATCCTAGAGTGACAAAAATCGGGAAAAAAATTCGGAAGACAAGTATTGATGAATTACCTCAACTATTGAACGTACTAAAAGGAGACATGTCGCTAGTAGGACCTCGCCCGCCGTTACAAAGAGAAGTCGTTGAATATAGTCAGCGTGATCTGCAACGATTAAGTGTTAAGCCTGGTTGCACAGGTTTGTGGCAAGTTAGGGGCAGAAATGACGTTCACTTTGAAGATATGGTTGATTTTGATTTGGAATACATTCAAAATCAGTCTCTTTACAATGATTTTAAGCTTATTTTTCAAACAGCTAAGGTTATGTTTTTTTCTAAAGGAGCATATTAA
- the pssD gene encoding PssD/Cps14F family polysaccharide biosynthesis glycosyltransferase yields the protein MENKKKNLANKKICLIASSGGHFEQLLMLKILEESFDVYYVTEKTDYNGNDQNTYYIKQINRREKLFVINIVKIFFQSVKIFMKEKPDIIISTGALAVIPTFILGKVFKKKLIFIESFAKINSQTLTGKFIYKFSDVFFVQWEEMKQFYPDAIFNGPVY from the coding sequence ATGGAAAATAAGAAAAAAAATCTAGCAAACAAAAAAATATGTTTAATTGCTTCTTCAGGAGGACATTTTGAGCAATTATTAATGTTAAAAATACTAGAAGAAAGTTTTGATGTATACTATGTTACTGAAAAAACTGATTATAATGGCAATGATCAAAACACGTACTACATAAAACAAATAAATAGACGCGAAAAATTGTTTGTTATAAATATCGTAAAAATTTTTTTTCAATCCGTTAAAATATTTATGAAGGAAAAACCAGATATAATCATTTCCACAGGGGCATTGGCTGTTATTCCCACTTTTATTTTAGGAAAAGTATTCAAGAAAAAGCTAATTTTTATTGAATCTTTTGCTAAAATTAATTCACAAACACTTACTGGAAAATTTATTTATAAATTTTCTGATGTGTTTTTTGTCCAATGGGAAGAAATGAAACAATTTTATCCAGATGCTATTTTTAATGGACCTGTATATTAG
- the pssE gene encoding PssE/Cps14G family polysaccharide biosynthesis glycosyltransferase, producing MIFVTLGSQKFQFDRLLKELDKLKGQQIITQEIFAQIGYSEYEPQFIDSERFVDRQTFQNRMEKAELVITHGGTGAIITALKKEKKIIAVPRKKEFGEHVDNHQKQIVDSFSTSKYIIGVNDVRELEKAITQSNSFQFKKFVSNNKKFVETLISIINDTK from the coding sequence ATGATATTTGTAACATTAGGCTCTCAAAAATTCCAATTCGATAGATTGCTAAAAGAATTAGATAAATTGAAAGGTCAACAAATTATTACTCAAGAAATTTTTGCACAAATTGGTTATAGTGAATATGAACCACAATTTATTGACAGCGAAAGGTTTGTAGATAGACAAACCTTCCAAAATAGAATGGAGAAAGCTGAACTAGTAATAACGCATGGCGGAACAGGTGCGATTATAACGGCTTTAAAAAAAGAAAAAAAGATTATTGCTGTTCCTAGGAAAAAGGAGTTTGGAGAGCATGTTGACAATCATCAGAAACAGATAGTTGATAGTTTTTCTACGTCAAAATATATTATTGGAGTAAACGACGTGAGGGAGCTTGAAAAGGCGATAACGCAATCTAATAGTTTTCAATTCAAAAAATTTGTTTCAAATAATAAAAAATTTGTTGAGACATTGATAAGTATTATTAATGATACCAAATAA
- a CDS encoding glycosyltransferase family 4 protein: MINVLMIGSHSSAKGGISTVIKQIDGWLKNSDELNYQFISTYIDKNFIMKSLYFCDAIFRIKKKISSQKIDLVHIHMSYKGSYVRKRILCNIFWKKRIPTILHIHGSEFKIWYDNLTKRKKEEVKEFLLKQKKVIVLGEEWANFFRGIDSDINISVIHNAVPIPEETVLWKNESKKIFFSGVLLKRKGIYDLIDAMVILKKSNYLKTNCITLKIAGTGEEEVRLKEKVEELGLENHVRFLGWIGDKKELEKEILGSTIGVLPSYNEGLPMSLLECMSYGLPMISTNVGSISSVISDSKNGLLVKPGDVEELALVIEKLLNDQKKWQRYSENSRNTIIRNFDEQKLFTQLVLVYQEVSNAKF; this comes from the coding sequence ATGATTAATGTTTTAATGATAGGCTCTCATTCTTCTGCAAAAGGTGGGATCAGTACAGTGATAAAACAAATTGATGGTTGGCTAAAAAATTCTGATGAGCTAAACTATCAGTTTATTTCAACATATATAGATAAAAACTTCATTATGAAAAGCTTATATTTTTGTGATGCGATTTTTAGAATTAAAAAAAAAATTTCCTCTCAAAAGATTGATCTGGTACATATACATATGTCGTATAAAGGAAGTTATGTCAGAAAAAGGATTTTATGTAATATTTTTTGGAAAAAGAGGATACCTACTATTTTACATATTCACGGTTCTGAGTTTAAGATTTGGTATGATAATCTAACAAAGCGAAAAAAGGAAGAAGTAAAGGAATTTCTTTTGAAACAAAAAAAAGTAATAGTTTTAGGTGAAGAATGGGCTAATTTCTTTAGAGGTATTGATTCTGATATCAATATATCTGTAATACACAATGCCGTTCCTATTCCAGAAGAAACTGTATTGTGGAAAAATGAATCAAAAAAGATTTTCTTTTCGGGAGTGTTACTAAAAAGAAAGGGAATATATGATTTGATTGATGCTATGGTGATTTTGAAAAAAAGTAATTATCTAAAAACAAATTGTATAACGTTGAAAATTGCAGGTACTGGAGAAGAAGAAGTAAGGTTAAAAGAAAAAGTTGAAGAGCTTGGGTTGGAAAATCATGTAAGATTTTTAGGATGGATAGGGGACAAAAAAGAGCTGGAAAAGGAAATACTGGGCTCGACTATAGGAGTACTTCCGTCATATAATGAAGGGTTACCGATGAGTTTGCTAGAGTGTATGAGTTATGGATTACCAATGATTTCGACAAATGTAGGAAGTATTTCATCTGTGATTTCAGATAGTAAAAATGGCTTGCTTGTTAAACCAGGGGATGTTGAAGAACTGGCTTTAGTTATTGAAAAGCTACTTAATGATCAAAAAAAATGGCAACGTTATTCTGAGAATTCTAGAAATACCATAATTAGAAATTTTGATGAACAAAAGCTATTTACTCAGTTAGTTCTTGTTTACCAGGAGGTTTCTAATGCGAAATTTTAA
- a CDS encoding O-antigen ligase family protein, with product MRNFKRFIIFVMIVTILFQKTIQFYWDNPLISYLDEFIITFFFLYSLISIFMKKSINKTSVHLLLLTLIFITIGLLSFKFNSIGSTSNLLNSAFLSVKFLILVISFMNITVKKSTVNYALSVLLVLAFINSLFVIINFIMPDFYHRLFPFVYIDNARILGFGGAMGLFVHPGIAGWFSLLVGSIYLSRYSQKAKKSTLVFTIFHFFIALLSLRVKVILSMIALISFYILFVSARKSRMRNVVIGAFPMVIFLVVFQNMIIENLQKYIFNVGLYGVSVETSARSALLSNSIQIVRDYFPLGVGFSKYGSWFARVNYSEYYYKYGMSSIYGLTPSDPKFATDTYWPAILGETGIMGTVIYIGILLLITKKLIQKFNQNKIEKNYSYFMAVLSLFIFGQAILESFGEAIFNSSPQNIVLGIIIGIAASNKLKESD from the coding sequence ATGCGAAATTTTAAACGATTCATTATTTTTGTAATGATAGTAACTATTTTGTTTCAAAAGACAATTCAATTTTATTGGGATAATCCATTAATATCGTATTTGGATGAGTTTATCATCACATTCTTCTTTTTATATTCATTAATATCAATTTTTATGAAAAAATCTATAAACAAGACGAGTGTTCATTTATTATTATTGACTCTTATTTTTATAACTATAGGGTTACTTTCATTTAAATTCAATAGTATTGGAAGTACATCCAATTTGTTGAATAGTGCTTTTCTATCAGTAAAATTTCTTATTTTAGTTATTTCTTTTATGAATATAACGGTAAAAAAATCGACAGTGAATTATGCTCTATCAGTTCTATTAGTACTAGCGTTTATAAACTCTCTTTTTGTCATTATTAATTTTATAATGCCTGATTTTTACCATCGATTATTTCCTTTTGTTTATATAGATAATGCGCGTATATTGGGTTTTGGAGGAGCAATGGGTTTATTTGTTCATCCTGGAATAGCTGGATGGTTTAGCTTATTAGTGGGAAGTATTTACCTATCTAGGTATTCTCAGAAGGCTAAAAAATCGACTCTTGTCTTTACTATATTTCACTTTTTTATTGCTTTGTTATCGTTAAGAGTAAAAGTGATTCTTAGTATGATTGCCCTGATTTCCTTTTATATTCTATTTGTATCTGCAAGAAAAAGTCGAATGAGGAATGTTGTTATTGGTGCTTTTCCAATGGTTATATTTTTGGTAGTATTCCAAAATATGATTATAGAGAATTTACAAAAGTATATTTTCAATGTTGGTTTATATGGTGTTAGTGTAGAAACGAGTGCTAGATCAGCTTTGCTATCAAATAGCATTCAAATTGTAAGAGACTATTTTCCATTAGGTGTAGGTTTTTCAAAATATGGAAGTTGGTTTGCAAGAGTTAACTATAGTGAGTATTACTACAAATATGGGATGAGTTCGATTTATGGATTGACACCAAGTGATCCCAAATTTGCGACGGACACATACTGGCCTGCAATATTAGGTGAAACTGGTATTATGGGGACTGTAATTTATATAGGGATATTATTGCTAATCACCAAAAAGCTGATACAAAAATTTAATCAAAATAAGATTGAAAAAAATTATTCCTACTTTATGGCTGTTTTATCACTGTTCATTTTTGGACAAGCAATTTTAGAATCTTTTGGAGAAGCAATATTTAATAGTAGTCCTCAAAATATTGTCTTAGGAATAATTATTGGGATAGCAGCCTCAAATAAATTAAAAGAAAGTGATTGA
- a CDS encoding polysaccharide pyruvyl transferase family protein has product MKIVIDNCVPLNNGDAALIFSVGEKFENENQVIYNTNNFEKVKEKYPETSWSRSLLDRRIYRFIWKVLPFLNKIIFFFPIILKKEYRQSDAIISAPGGYIHSYYGIEFRMYILYLCKKILKKKVGIYSQSIGNLTRSDQKIFIKYATNLDFIFVRDEISYRRVLEYGDLKNVYLTKDAAFLLGKKDLQDKIDKKKRKVAISVRSWDKEGRSKTRYYDLIGTIINICLEKDFEIVFLSTCQGLDDYVDDSKVAEDIIKTLNLKECTSISIDSDYHDLNELQCAIRDFDFVIGTRLHMCILSLLNSVPAFNISYEEKGKATYEYLDIADYSIDYNNENNIAEKLEVFFEIDEFRRETLSKKIKTIIAEQEDFFEIAEQLIIEGK; this is encoded by the coding sequence ATGAAAATAGTGATTGATAATTGCGTACCATTAAATAATGGAGATGCTGCTCTTATCTTTAGTGTCGGAGAGAAATTTGAAAATGAAAATCAGGTTATATACAATACCAATAACTTTGAAAAGGTAAAAGAAAAATATCCTGAAACTAGTTGGAGTAGAAGTCTTTTAGATAGACGAATCTATAGATTTATTTGGAAAGTGCTGCCATTTCTAAATAAAATCATATTTTTTTTCCCAATTATTTTAAAAAAAGAGTATAGACAATCGGATGCTATTATTTCAGCACCCGGGGGATATATACATAGTTACTATGGCATTGAATTTAGAATGTATATCCTTTATTTGTGTAAAAAAATATTGAAAAAAAAGGTAGGTATTTATTCTCAATCAATAGGAAACCTCACTCGGTCAGATCAAAAAATATTTATAAAATATGCTACAAACTTAGACTTTATTTTTGTTAGGGATGAGATTTCTTATCGCAGAGTTTTAGAATATGGTGATTTAAAAAATGTTTATTTAACGAAAGACGCTGCATTTTTATTAGGCAAAAAAGATTTACAAGATAAGATAGACAAAAAGAAAAGAAAAGTTGCAATTTCAGTAAGGTCATGGGATAAAGAAGGGCGTTCTAAGACTAGATATTATGATTTAATTGGAACTATAATTAATATATGTTTGGAAAAAGACTTTGAGATAGTTTTCCTATCAACATGCCAAGGTTTAGACGATTATGTGGATGATTCAAAAGTTGCAGAAGATATTATAAAAACACTTAATTTAAAAGAGTGTACATCAATCTCGATTGATAGTGATTACCATGATCTAAACGAGTTGCAGTGTGCCATACGAGACTTTGACTTTGTTATTGGAACTAGGCTCCATATGTGTATTCTTTCCTTGTTAAATTCTGTACCAGCATTTAACATTTCCTATGAAGAAAAAGGAAAAGCAACATATGAGTATTTAGACATTGCTGACTATTCAATAGATTACAATAATGAAAACAACATAGCAGAAAAGCTAGAAGTATTTTTTGAGATAGATGAATTTAGAAGAGAAACATTATCCAAAAAGATAAAAACAATTATAGCTGAGCAAGAGGATTTCTTTGAAATTGCTGAGCAGCTCATAATCGAGGGAAAGTAA
- a CDS encoding serine acetyltransferase, giving the protein MESRKAEILHCDVFRYFGQYKIGLFKYLIMPRQVKYFILFRKYQTVSNKYLKCLYKIQAKLLGRKIQMDIPLETKIGRGIVMYHEGQVAIHPDATIGKNVTISPGLVVGHSPRGKTKGVPTIGDNVWLGQNVAVVGKITVGKNVLIAPNSFVNVNIPDNSIVFGNPCVIKKSLNATDGYIKNKV; this is encoded by the coding sequence ATGGAATCAAGAAAAGCGGAGATATTACATTGCGATGTGTTTAGATATTTTGGACAATATAAGATTGGTTTGTTCAAGTATTTAATAATGCCTAGGCAAGTGAAGTATTTTATTCTTTTTAGAAAATATCAAACTGTGTCTAATAAATATTTAAAATGTCTATATAAAATTCAAGCAAAGTTACTCGGTAGAAAAATACAGATGGATATTCCACTAGAAACAAAAATTGGTCGAGGAATCGTGATGTATCATGAAGGACAAGTCGCTATTCATCCTGATGCAACAATTGGTAAAAATGTGACCATATCACCGGGACTTGTTGTAGGACATTCACCGAGAGGAAAGACTAAAGGTGTACCTACTATTGGGGATAATGTATGGTTGGGACAAAATGTTGCAGTAGTTGGAAAAATAACTGTAGGAAAAAATGTATTGATAGCTCCTAATAGCTTCGTGAATGTTAATATTCCTGATAATTCTATTGTATTTGGCAATCCTTGTGTAATAAAAAAATCGCTTAACGCTACTGATGGTTATATAAAAAACAAAGTTTAA